Proteins encoded by one window of Panicum virgatum strain AP13 chromosome 7N, P.virgatum_v5, whole genome shotgun sequence:
- the LOC120682259 gene encoding kinesin-like protein KIN-7E, chloroplastic, whose translation MSSSRSTRSSISPFRSRRSAPPAAAAAPPPPARTSSGGRPSTPSSTASARPTTPSSTSGGRPATPSAAFARPTTPSSSARPATPSSTASARPTTPSSVSSRAAGRAPLVDPANAKENIMVTVRFRPLSPREMNKGDEVAWYADGDNMVRNEYNPSIAYAFDKVFGPATTTRHVYDVAAQHVVSGAMQGINGTVFAYGVTSSGKTHTMHGEQKSPGIIPLAVKDVFSIIQDTPGREFLLRVSYLEIYNEVINDLLDPTGQNLRIREDAQGTYVEGIKEEVVLSPAHALSLIASGEEHRHVGSNNFNLVSSRSHTIFTLTIESSPSSESDAAEEVKLSQLNLIDLAGSESSKTETTGLRRKEGSYINKSLLTLGTVIAKLTDGKATHIPYRDSKLTRLLQSSLSGHGRISLICTVTPASSNSEETHNTLKFAHRSKHVEIKASQNKIIDEKSLIKKYQKEISCLKEELQQLRRGMMGNGCILPTDQEDLVNLKLQLEAGQVKLQSRLEQEEEAKAALMGRIQRLTKLILVSTKSSISSNVSGKTNFRRRHSFGEDELVYLPDRKREYFVDDDDISLDSELSLEGKLDANNPDESARFDRRHRKRGMLGWFKLKKCDQLSGLSSSVDGDSNASGSPSCPKSSQQKNLLLDLKDGRRKSMTRKGDDPTLADSFLERTQAGDLFSAASRARHPLPSGTTIVDQIDLLQEQVKMLAGEVALCTSSLKRLSEQAANNPDDVQIQEQIEKLKDEITEKKSHIHLLEQRMVQSLETTEDPANKIELSQTFSKLSTQLSEKTFELEIMSADNRILQDQLQAKVTENAELRETVGQLRQEISSLKAAKSEDSFASVQSSEPSTASTDTRDNTNELSNHANVSPRTTEGNESGLISQVLKQASEIESLKQENLRLAEEKDGLEIHSQKLAEESSYAKELASAAAVELKKLAEEVTRLSYENAKLSADLAAAKEQIASVSRSNIHNDTKRCDQENGILVEELQKELVASCQREAVLEDTLSQKDRRESELLKLIDYAKCREHELETELASMWILVSKIKKESSQEDVFEFKAKQNGVHPSKSDSGRLASEMQSSDNGSWDGLSTIEEARAAYNFERRRCKELESIVSRLKGEDLRGLDVKVLEELQNFHVEALSRICQEKMASQAL comes from the exons aTGTCGTCGTCGAGGTCGACGCGCTCCAGTATCTCCCCATTCCGATCCCGCCGCTCGgcaccgccggcggcagcggcggcgcctcctccgccggcgaggACCTCGTCGGGCGGCCGCCCGTCCACCCCCTCCTCTACCGCCTCCGCGCGGCCCACCACCCCGTCGTCGACCTCCGGCGGCCGACCCGCTACCCCTTCTGCCGCCTTCGCGCGCCCCACCACCCCGTCGTCCTCGGCCCGTCCCGCAACGCCGTCCTCTACAGCCTCCGCGCGGCCAACCACGCCATCGTCGGTCTCCTCGCGCGCCGCGGGGAGGGCGCCGCTCGTGGACCCGGCCAATGCCAAGGAGAACATCATGGTCACCGTCCGCTTCCGGCCCCTCAG TCCTAGAGAGATGAACAAGGGGGACGAGGTGGCGTGGTACGCGGACGGTGACAATATGGTGCGCAACGAGTACAACCCCAGCATTGCCTATGCTTTCG ATAAAGTTTTTGGCCCTGCTACTACGACTCGGCATGTATATGATGTTGCCGCTCAGCATGTTGTAAGTGGTGCCATGCAAGGAATCAATG GCACTGTCTTTGCATATGGTGTAACTAGCAGTGGGAAAACTCACACCATGCAT GGAGAACAGAAATCACCTGGAATCATTCCATTGGCCGTGAAGGATGTATTCAGCATTATTCAAGAT ACACCTGGACGAGAGTTTCTTCTGCGTGTTTCGTATCTTGAAATTTACAACGAG GTTATCAACGACTTACTTGATCCAACAGGACAGAATCTCAGAATTCGAGAAGATGCACAG GGAACTTATGTGGAAGGGATTAAAGAAGAGGTTGTTTTATCACCTGCACATGCACTCTCTCTAATAGCATCTGGAGAAG AGCACAGACATGTTGGATCAAACAACTTCAATCTTGTCAGCAGTCGGAGTCACACTATCTTCACTCTG ACCATCGAGAGTAGCCCTTCCAGTGAAAGTGACGCAGCAGAAGAAGTCAAGTTGTCTCAGTTG AACTTGATTGACCTTGCTGGGTCTGAGAGTTCTAAGACTGAAACAACTGGTTTACGACGCAAAGAAGGTTCATACATAAACAAGAGTTTGCTCACCCTTGGAACT GTAATTGCTAAACTTACCGATGGTAAGGCCACTCATATTCCCTATAGAGACTCAAAGCTCACACGCTTACTTCAGTCTTCTCTTAGTGGACACGGACGCATATCT CTTATTTGCACAGTCACCCCTGCATCCAGCAACAGTGAGGAGACACACAACACATTAAAATTTGCTCACAGGAGCAAGCATGTTGAAATAAAAGCTTCTCAAAATAAG ATAATAGATGAGAAGTCCTTAATTAAGAAGTATCAAAAGGAGATATCCTGCCTGAAAGAAGAGCTACAGCAACTGAGACGTGGTATGATGGGCAATGGGTGTATTCTCCCTACGGATCAAGAAGATCTTGTTAATCTAAAACTCCAG CTTGAAGCTGGGCAAGTCAAACTTCAATCGAGGCTAGAACAGGAAGAGGAAGCAAAAGCAGCACTGATGGGTAGAATTCAGAGGCTAACAAAATTAATATTGGTATCAACCAAAAGTTCGATATCCTCAAATGTTTCAGGAAAGACTAACTTCCGTCGGCGGCATTCGTTTGGTGAAGATGAG CTTGTGTATTTGCCAGATCGAAAGCGGGAATACTTtgtagatgatgatgatatCAGCCTTGATTCAGAGCTTTCGCTTGAAGGGAAACTTGATGCGAACAATCCTGATGAGTCAGCCAGGTTTGATAGAAGGCATCGTAAACGTGGAATGCTTGGTTGGTTCAAACTAAAG AAGTGTGACCAACTATCGGGGTTATCATCCAGTGTGGATGGCGATAGCAATGCTAGTGGCTCACCTTCCTGCCCTAAATCATCACAACAAAAAAACTTGCTGCTTGACCTGAAGGATGGTCGAAGGAAATCAATGACCAGGAAAGGAGATGACCCGACACTTGCTGATTCTTTTCTTGAAAGGACTCAAGCTGGTGACTTATTTAGTGCTGCGTCCAGAGCACGTCACCCTCTACCA AGTGGAACAACCATTGTGGATCAAATAGATCTTCTACAAGAGCAGGTCAAAATGCTGGCTGGGGAAGTGGCACTTTGTACAAGCTCACTCAAAAGGCTGTCAGAGCAAGCAGCCAACAACCCTGATGATGTGCAAATTCAG GAGCAAATTGAGAAGTTGAAAGACGAAATCACTGAAAAGAAGTCACATATACATTTGCTAGAGCAGCGGATGGTTCAATCACTTGAAACTACAGAAGACCCAGCAAATAAGATAGAGTTGTCTCAG ACTTTTTCAAAGTTGAGCACACAGTTGAGCGAGAAGACATTTGAACTGGAG ATTATGTCTGCGGATAACAGAATTCTCCAAGACCAGCTACAAGCTAAG GTAacagaaaatgcagaactcagGGAAACAGTTGGACAATTGAGGCAAGAAATCAGTAGCTTGAAGGCTGCCAAAAGTGAGGATAGTTTTGCCAGTGTGCAGTCTAGTGAACCATCAACAGCGAGCACTGATACTAGGGATAACACAAATGAACTCTCAAACCATGCAAATGTGTCCCCTAGAACAACTGAAGGAAACGAGTCAGGATTAATATCTCAAGTGCTCAAGCAG GCTTCAGAAATTGAAAGTTTGAAGCAAGAAAATCTGAGGTTGGCAGAAGAGAAGGATGGACTGGAAATTCACAGTCAAAAGCTGGCTGAGGAATCGTCCTATGCTAAAGAATtggcatctgctgctgcagttGAACTAAAAAAATTGGCAGAAGAAGTCACCAGGCTTTCTTATGAAAATGCAAAGCTGAGCGCAGACTTAGCTGCGGCAAAGGAGCAGATTGCATCAGTTTCAAGGAGCAACATTCACAATGACACAAAACGATGTGATCAAGAGAATGGAATTCTAGTGGAAGAGTTGCAGAAAGAGCTGGTTGCTAGTTGTCAGCGGGAGGCTGTATTAGAGGACACACTATCTCAAAAGGATCGAAGAGAGAGTGAGCTTCTAAAGCTAATTGACTATGCAAAATGCCGTGAGCATGAGTTGGAAACCGAGCTGGCAAGTATGTGGATCCTTGTttcaaaaataaagaaagaaagctctcaagaggatgtatttgaattcaaagcaaagcaaaacgGCGTCCACCCATCTAAGTCTGATAGTGGCAGACTGGCAAGTGAAATGCAATCTTCAGATAATGGGAGCTGGGATGGCCTCAGTACCATTGAAGAAGCGAGAGCTGCATACAATTTTGAAAGAAGGCGCTGCAAAGAATTGGAAAGCATTGTGTCCAGATTGAAG GGCGAGGACCTCAGGGGCCTGGATGTTAAAGTCCTTGAAGAGCTACAAAATTTCCATGTAGAAGCGCTGTCAAGGATCTGCCAAGAAAAG ATGGCAAGTCAGGCGCTATAG
- the LOC120682370 gene encoding probable L-ascorbate peroxidase 7, chloroplastic, translating into MAERLATATAATLRASAAAPSARRAARGSRAFFPNSSASPARARAALRAAPSRLPQTARAVRCSAAATAASDATQLKATREDISELLRTTHCHPILVRLGWHDSGTYDKNIEEWPQRGGANGSLRFDVELKHGANAGLINALKLIQPIKDKYLGITYADLFQLASATAIEEAGGPKIPMKYGRVDVTGPEQCPPEGKLPDAGPSSPADHLRVVFYRMGLDDKDIVVLSGAHTLGRSRPERSGWGKPETKYTKNGPGAPGGQSWTAEWLKFDNSYFKEIKEKRDQDLLVLPTDAALFEDPAFKVYAEKYAADQDAFFKDYAEAHAKLSNLGAKFNPPQGISLDD; encoded by the exons ATGGCCGAgcgcctcgccaccgccaccgccgccaccctccgagcctcggccgccgctccgtccgcccgccgcgcggcgcggggcagcCGCGCCTTCTTCCCGAACTCGTCGGCCTCGCCggctcgcgcgcgcgccgccctccgcgccgcgccctccCGGCTCCCGCAG ACGGCGAGGGCGGTGAGGTGCTCGgcggctgcgacggcggcgtccgACGCAACGCAGCTGAAGGCCACCCGCGAGGACATCAGCGAGCTTCTCAGGACGACTCATTGCCACCCCATCCTG GTCCGTCTGGGATGGCATGATTCTGGTACATATGACAAGAATATTGAGGAGTGGCCACAACGAGGTGGAGCTAATGGAAGCTTAAGATTTGATGTTGAACTGAAACATGGAGCCAATGCTG GCCTGATAAATGCTCTAAAGCTTATCCAACCAATTAAGGACAAGTACCTGGGCATCACTTATGCTGATTTATTTCAGTTGGCAAGTGCTACAGCAATTGAG GAAGCTGGTGGCCCAAAGATTCCAATGAAATATGGACGGGTTGATGTTACAGGACCTGAGCAGTGCCCACCTGAGGGGAAGCTTCCTG ATGCTGGACCAAGTTCACCTGCTGACCACTTGAGGGTGGTATTCTACAGAATGGGCCTTGATGACAAG GACATTGTTGTCTTGTCTGGAGCACATACACTTGGAAGGTCCAGGCCTGAACGGAGTGGCTGGGGGAAACCAGAGACAAAATATACC AAAAATGGTCCTGGTGCACCTGGTGGGCAGTCATGGACAGCTGAGTGGCTGAAATTTGATAACAGTTACTTCAAG GAGATTAAAGAGAAAAGAGATCAGGATCTTCTGGTCCTACCTACAGATGCTGCTTTATTTGAGGACCCAGCATTCAAG GTCTATGCGGAGAAATATGCAGCGGACCAAGATGCATTCTTTAAAGACTACGCTGAGGCTCATGCTAAACTGAGCAATCTGGGTGCAAAGTTCAATCCTCCACAG GGAATCTCTCTGGATGATTAG
- the LOC120683650 gene encoding psbP domain-containing protein 2, chloroplastic-like, with translation MPLVCPRCGPPLALAGHRRRRPHRPRAVAPKCEASPSHPLVLTRRAVSAAALLLPLPASWPQLPVASASEAAAAAEAQGESGVAEGLELDRYTDQEQGFTLLKPASWPRVEKAGATALFQQEGKGSNNIGVVVNPVRLNSLTDFGTPQFVADKLLQAEKKKESTKSAEVISAGERSGHGGLTVYEIEYALDSTRGGMKRIFSAAFVASRKLYLLNIAYSDAQEKPLDSQTRTVLEQVLHSFDSV, from the exons ATGCCACTCGTCTGTCCCCGCTGCGGCCCGCCGCTAGcgctcgccggccaccgccgccgccgcccgcatcgGCCCCGAGCCGTCGCGCCCAAATGCGAGGCCTCCCCCTCCCATCCTCTCGTGCTGACCCGGAGGGCCgtgtccgccgccgcgctgctcctccccctccccgcctcgtGGCCGCAACTCCCCGTCGCCTCCGcgtccgaggcggcggcggcggcggaagcacaAGGAGAAAGTGGAGTTGCAGAGGGGCTAGAACTGGATCGGTACACTGACCAGGAGCAAGGCTTCACCCTCCTCAAGCCGGCCTCGTGGCCCAGG GTGGAGAAAGCGGGCGCGACGGCGCTGTTTCAGCAGGAGGGGAAAGGGAGTAACAATATTGGGGTTGTCGTCAACCCTGTCCGGCTCAATTCGCTGACGGATTTTGGGACGCCGCAGTTTGTCGCCGACAAGCTTCTGCAGGCAGAGAAGAAGAAG GAAAGCACGAAGTCTGCCGAGGTGATTTCAGCTGGAGAGAGATCAGGTCATGGTGGCCTGACAGTGTATGAGATTGAGTACGCTCTGGATAGCACCAGGGGAGGGATGAAGCGGATCTTCTCAGCTGCATTTGTTGCTTCAAGGAAGCTCTATCTGCTCAATATTGCCTATTCAGATGCCCAGGAGAAGCCCTTGGACAGCCAGACT